TAGATCGAGTGGAATCCTGCGACCCGCTCCTCGGCCGAACGCAGCCCGCGCCGGCCGGTGAGTACGGCGACGTCGCGGTGCCCGAGCGAGGCGAGGTGTTCGCCGGCGAGGCGTCCGCCCTGCTCGTGGTCGGCCGCCGCGAGGGGAATGCCATCGAGCCCCTCGACCCACTCGTCGGCGAGCACGATCGGATGGCTCTGCGCGAGCTTGCTGAGGCGATCGTCGTGGCGGAGTGCGCCGGCGACGTAGATCAGGCCGTCGATCGACCTGGAGCGGAGGAGGTTGAAGTAGCGCGCCTCGCGGGATGAGGCACCGCTCGAGCCGCCGAGCACGACTCCGTAGTCGGCCTCGTCGGCCGCGCGTTCGACGCTCGCGGCGAGGCGTCCGAAGAAGGGATCGGAGACATCGGGCACGACGAGTCCGAGCATGAGGGACTTGCCAGCATGCAGGGCTCTCGCCCCCGAGTGCGGCACGTAGCCGAGGTGTTCGATCGCCGCCTGGATCCGTTCCGCAGTCTCGGGGCTCACCGGGCGCTTCGCCGACAATGCGTGCGACACCGTCGTCATGCTGACCTGCGCGACCCGCGCCACATCGCGGATCGTGGCCGCGGGCTTGCGGGTGTCGTCGCTCATGCCTGCATGCTAGCCGTCCACTGAACGTTTTGTGCACTCGGCAACAATCTGAGGGCGATTCGGCACCTCCCTGACGTGACTTTCCCGTAACACTGGGGCAGTTGCCCGAATTGTTTCGTGAATGAAACATCAGCGAAATCACGCAAAGCCTTTTGCGGCGTAACTTCT
The Agromyces albus DNA segment above includes these coding regions:
- a CDS encoding LacI family DNA-binding transcriptional regulator, coding for MSDDTRKPAATIRDVARVAQVSMTTVSHALSAKRPVSPETAERIQAAIEHLGYVPHSGARALHAGKSLMLGLVVPDVSDPFFGRLAASVERAADEADYGVVLGGSSGASSREARYFNLLRSRSIDGLIYVAGALRHDDRLSKLAQSHPIVLADEWVEGLDGIPLAAADHEQGGRLAGEHLASLGHRDVAVLTGRRGLRSAEERVAGFHSIYPDALVVDADFSEEVAYHRTAKLLARGGAGAPTAIFASNDLAAFGVLDAARDHGLVVPRDLSVVGFDDVPLAQRVSPPLTTVRQPIDEIGRLATATLFEVIAGRDPGELERCPVELVVRESTAPPAHTN